Proteins encoded together in one Magnetococcales bacterium window:
- a CDS encoding AAA family ATPase translates to MDAKGYTAVAIARWIAGRLQVDNDFACEGLPPLDVGILFHELAEYPAFNDIASQFSIAISGHGVTPVDMGELARKAGLKEIRAFADDLHLAAEWRNDRENHPRAIVLASGYNAGVHTLKHYARPSSTDLATALLEDACIKLPIQAPNSPDVHRVLLSAFVEDRDLEPLLSLESCAGFLAHWDELRVSKGNDAPRHALKSLGLLTDENLFGANNLGQRLKLNLEITQRVKTLRSSILHTLAGKRYRDAEKQRLVAEAVAAVEHYLSSLQRGQDAPLDLSQALVVVKPPKDEKIPTILEDENDEQEAEDRDTEDTPSFSKESSDALLDGREDDLKSIADAIDQAWEERDKNGDNEVELTATLPGSGQSVHEKMAIATDVLEWVGDFCNETNWGGFFETSETSVRAALTGMADQSPIFLKPQSIVVIEGETLSLESILTAWDEDLPDLVGATTTLAQTWRDFSALRTELLPHLGKLIYHPRHWLDGRPQVLEQVRRYLDLAATLYRETQEHYRVMASNSPDWARAALEALLALDIVQIRVLQTEGKHLAKAVLLPTHPLHIWRNERLSTLLRGLAQSTSMGSDERETVWKELERPEQFLSVVRLSTLPGGLGLSQMLPYTSQIEGLPVFENLSNACSGSDGAQTLKKALEQFILLHPNHPYPLRVALVNPPRGEDLIMEVVRLLNDHRYRSGQKLSAVHLDLYASGQHRDRLHGALRFQDTRKEDDIQEKVALDRLQFRLHDDGLTGSTSLGSVVEQLRERPSHLVAIFDESTIRLRQQALSRVLPMSPFCVRYDVQVDHRSGRIDLRPQPGDSPFSEFLQLMNELDGSQRDGTIQVYADAEGLADTADALLQGDRPATRWLFLADRALPSEAGMQSVRIWERREGLRDTFLATRDFGTLARLLRPVFSRCNLTLSPVAMQRLLHQGARLLGSGLLEIIKTQDGQPDQKKVIGLAGLLFAARDIQRRYPGALVISVDHPLARLWLRSGVRSLAERCDLLVMWENTSTSVFELIAVEVKSSDEKLLSNASTRLAHAVDQIGNTLNAIADGLGAAGDGQTSPLSIPRCEMLKQTLARAAQARSGNPSLDRVNRIRWGSWLMRLFGQGENTSPAVLLSGCIVSVLLRRAAVGLEEQIASDGDNLIVHRVLGEREVGELLEWEPSELPGPDAGSTPSGGKSQTPLADMGMESTSTQLSKEPVQSATGSSGNSGIQRPETEQTTPRFMGSTASPLVSDKTQNKAWPPPVNKLEMIGQDEAVARLVEQAVFAKKTKKRFSDKLLVGPAGVGKSTLARKIGAMLLNCEPLFFNGSDLRRPSDLVNRLNQGGILPESTSGDTILIPPCLLFIDEVHGISTNVLNVLLSAMDDSRVTTIDGHVYDFNQVVLLLATTDPGRLSEAFQSRPNKTWLQPYTLHEMAGIVWLHGKKCLDGAELTMDACYEIAARNRCNPRRSVRELSETLLPHFFSRILQEGNHEPSLKDTAKIMTRENIADFYESQGVDANGLDNLALRFLNYLKQHGSSSEATLRQGLGLAHQQDFVESAEYLVRLGLIVTSSAGRSLTRQGERYLKVTPLPDLRERISRAM, encoded by the coding sequence ATGGATGCCAAGGGTTACACTGCTGTCGCTATTGCCCGTTGGATTGCGGGACGCCTCCAGGTTGATAACGATTTTGCCTGTGAAGGTTTGCCCCCACTGGACGTTGGCATTCTATTCCACGAGTTGGCGGAGTATCCTGCATTCAATGATATCGCCTCACAATTTTCCATTGCCATCTCTGGACATGGCGTTACTCCGGTGGATATGGGAGAACTTGCCAGGAAAGCGGGATTGAAGGAAATCCGCGCATTTGCCGATGATCTTCACTTGGCTGCAGAATGGAGAAACGACCGTGAAAATCACCCGAGAGCCATTGTTCTTGCCTCGGGTTACAATGCCGGAGTCCATACTCTAAAACATTATGCTCGTCCTTCGAGTACGGATCTGGCGACCGCCTTGCTCGAGGATGCCTGCATCAAGCTGCCGATCCAAGCACCGAATTCACCTGACGTGCACCGTGTATTGCTCTCTGCGTTTGTAGAAGATCGCGACTTGGAACCCTTGTTGTCTTTGGAGTCGTGCGCAGGATTCCTAGCCCATTGGGATGAACTTCGGGTCTCCAAAGGCAATGATGCGCCACGACATGCACTGAAGTCCCTTGGTCTCTTGACCGACGAAAACCTATTTGGGGCTAACAATCTGGGACAGAGACTAAAACTCAATCTGGAAATAACACAGAGAGTAAAAACGCTTCGTTCTTCGATCCTTCACACCTTGGCTGGCAAGCGTTATCGGGACGCAGAAAAACAGCGCTTGGTGGCGGAGGCAGTAGCAGCGGTTGAACACTATCTCAGTTCCCTTCAGCGTGGACAGGATGCGCCACTCGATTTGTCACAAGCTTTGGTGGTGGTCAAGCCACCAAAGGACGAGAAAATACCGACTATCCTCGAAGATGAAAACGATGAACAGGAGGCAGAAGATAGAGACACCGAGGATACTCCCTCGTTTTCCAAGGAGTCATCTGATGCGCTGCTTGATGGCCGAGAGGATGACCTGAAATCAATTGCCGACGCAATTGATCAAGCCTGGGAAGAACGGGATAAGAACGGAGATAATGAGGTTGAACTGACGGCCACTTTGCCAGGAAGCGGGCAGTCAGTTCATGAAAAAATGGCCATTGCCACTGACGTTTTGGAGTGGGTCGGAGATTTCTGCAACGAAACCAATTGGGGAGGATTCTTCGAGACTTCCGAAACATCTGTGCGGGCCGCTCTTACCGGAATGGCGGATCAGTCGCCAATTTTTCTTAAGCCCCAATCCATCGTGGTTATTGAGGGGGAAACCTTATCCCTTGAGTCCATCCTGACGGCCTGGGATGAAGACCTTCCAGATTTGGTTGGGGCTACGACCACGTTGGCTCAAACATGGCGGGATTTCAGTGCGCTACGTACTGAATTGTTACCGCACCTTGGAAAGTTGATCTACCACCCTCGGCACTGGTTGGATGGACGCCCGCAAGTCCTTGAGCAAGTCCGGCGCTACCTGGATCTGGCAGCCACCCTGTACCGTGAAACCCAGGAACACTACCGGGTTATGGCATCCAACAGCCCTGATTGGGCCCGGGCAGCCCTGGAAGCCTTGTTGGCATTGGACATCGTACAGATCCGGGTACTGCAGACAGAGGGGAAGCATCTTGCCAAGGCCGTTTTGCTTCCAACCCACCCGCTTCACATCTGGCGCAATGAACGGCTATCCACCTTGTTGCGTGGGCTGGCCCAAAGCACCTCTATGGGGAGTGACGAACGCGAAACGGTTTGGAAAGAGCTAGAACGTCCAGAACAATTTCTCTCTGTAGTTCGGCTTTCAACCCTTCCTGGTGGTCTTGGGTTAAGTCAGATGCTCCCGTACACAAGCCAGATCGAGGGGTTGCCCGTTTTTGAAAACCTGAGCAACGCTTGTTCAGGGTCAGATGGCGCTCAAACCCTAAAAAAGGCTCTGGAGCAGTTTATCCTACTGCACCCAAATCACCCCTATCCCCTGAGGGTAGCATTGGTAAATCCTCCACGGGGTGAGGACTTGATCATGGAGGTCGTACGTTTACTCAATGATCATCGTTACCGAAGCGGACAAAAGCTATCCGCAGTGCATCTCGATTTATACGCCAGTGGCCAACATCGCGATCGCTTACATGGCGCTCTTCGCTTTCAGGATACCCGCAAAGAAGATGACATCCAGGAGAAAGTGGCTCTTGACCGACTCCAGTTTCGTCTCCATGACGATGGGTTGACCGGCTCAACCAGTCTCGGATCGGTGGTTGAGCAACTGAGGGAACGCCCAAGCCATTTGGTGGCCATCTTTGACGAATCCACCATACGACTACGACAGCAGGCTCTAAGCCGGGTATTGCCAATGAGCCCTTTTTGCGTTCGCTATGATGTGCAGGTGGACCATCGGTCAGGAAGGATAGACCTGCGCCCCCAGCCGGGGGATTCCCCGTTCAGCGAATTCTTGCAACTCATGAATGAACTGGATGGCAGCCAGCGTGATGGCACCATTCAGGTTTATGCCGACGCGGAAGGACTGGCCGACACAGCTGACGCTCTTCTGCAGGGGGATCGACCTGCGACTCGATGGCTGTTCCTTGCTGACCGGGCATTGCCCTCCGAGGCGGGGATGCAATCGGTCCGCATTTGGGAACGTCGAGAGGGATTGCGCGATACGTTCTTGGCCACTCGCGACTTTGGAACTCTGGCTCGCCTGCTTAGACCCGTCTTCAGCCGTTGCAATCTCACCCTTTCGCCTGTCGCCATGCAACGCTTGTTGCATCAAGGTGCCCGTTTGTTGGGCAGTGGTCTTCTGGAAATCATCAAGACACAGGATGGCCAGCCAGACCAAAAAAAGGTCATTGGTCTTGCTGGCTTACTGTTCGCGGCAAGAGACATACAGCGCAGATATCCTGGGGCATTGGTAATCTCCGTTGATCACCCTCTTGCACGCCTATGGCTGCGGTCTGGGGTGCGGTCCCTGGCGGAACGGTGTGACCTCCTGGTGATGTGGGAAAATACTTCGACATCAGTGTTCGAGTTGATTGCCGTAGAGGTCAAGTCCTCGGATGAAAAGCTTCTCAGCAATGCGTCAACTCGTTTGGCGCACGCTGTGGATCAGATTGGCAACACATTGAATGCGATCGCCGACGGACTGGGAGCGGCAGGGGATGGACAAACATCACCTCTCTCCATTCCCCGCTGTGAAATGTTGAAACAAACTTTGGCCCGCGCAGCCCAGGCTCGTTCTGGTAACCCTTCACTGGACAGAGTAAACCGCATTCGTTGGGGCTCTTGGCTGATGCGGCTTTTCGGGCAAGGCGAAAACACATCCCCAGCGGTCCTATTGAGTGGTTGTATCGTGAGCGTCCTCTTGCGTAGAGCGGCCGTTGGGTTGGAGGAACAGATTGCCTCCGATGGTGACAACCTCATTGTTCATAGGGTTCTGGGTGAACGTGAGGTGGGCGAATTGCTTGAGTGGGAACCCAGTGAACTACCTGGTCCAGATGCTGGGTCCACACCTTCAGGAGGGAAATCCCAGACGCCTCTCGCCGATATGGGGATGGAATCCACATCGACCCAACTCTCAAAGGAACCAGTTCAATCAGCAACTGGCTCGTCTGGGAATTCAGGCATACAAAGACCAGAAACGGAACAAACAACGCCCAGATTCATGGGGAGTACGGCATCACCACTGGTGAGTGACAAAACTCAGAATAAAGCATGGCCGCCTCCTGTCAACAAGCTTGAGATGATTGGACAGGACGAGGCCGTTGCCCGGCTGGTTGAGCAGGCCGTGTTCGCCAAGAAAACCAAAAAGCGCTTTTCTGATAAATTACTCGTCGGGCCGGCAGGTGTCGGGAAAAGTACTTTAGCGCGCAAAATAGGTGCAATGCTGCTGAATTGTGAACCTTTATTCTTCAATGGGTCTGACTTGCGACGTCCATCCGACCTTGTTAATCGTCTCAACCAAGGAGGAATTTTACCTGAATCAACTTCAGGAGATACGATTCTTATTCCCCCGTGTTTACTGTTCATTGATGAAGTACATGGCATTTCTACCAATGTTTTGAACGTTCTCCTTTCAGCAATGGATGATAGCCGCGTCACCACAATTGACGGTCATGTTTATGACTTCAACCAAGTAGTCCTTTTGTTGGCTACAACCGATCCTGGCAGGCTGAGCGAGGCATTCCAAAGCCGACCAAACAAAACTTGGCTCCAACCTTATACCCTCCATGAGATGGCTGGGATTGTCTGGCTGCATGGAAAAAAATGCCTGGACGGTGCGGAACTTACCATGGATGCATGTTATGAAATCGCCGCCCGCAATCGCTGTAACCCTCGCAGGAGTGTTCGCGAGTTGAGCGAAACCCTGTTGCCACATTTTTTCAGCAGAATACTCCAAGAAGGTAATCATGAGCCATCCCTTAAGGATACGGCGAAGATCATGACCCGTGAGAACATTGCCGATTTCTATGAGAGCCAAGGTGTGGATGCCAATGGGCTCGATAATCTGGCCCTACGGTTCTTGAATTATCTGAAACAACACGGCAGTTCTTCTGAAGCCACCCTACGTCAGGGTCTCGGTTTGGCTCACCAACAGGACTTCGTGGAATCGGCGGAATATTTGGTACGTCTAGGCCTGATTGTGACCTCCTCGGCAGGCAGGAGTCTAACCAGGCAGGGGGAACGCTATCTGAAGGTAACTCCCTTGCCAGACCTGCGGGAACGAATTTCCAGAGCGATGTGA
- a CDS encoding DUF4338 domain-containing protein, producing MAVPARRYPGKTTNWHKPMIVPIRANLEGSAADRFLALARTLARAAPKDEEDRMALLASELEWASSHISLEDQRLAFEAAVRVMFDLERLGWQVREEGYGVELYAAPPRTHGLDPKAIQQEKQKTRAIFLPAVKAQLSDPTVRVFAKRMDEPGPKTGKKPITLLIAEGAELHARLLAFKQGSNGEKVSPTPPVRPYLQLATPEEVDEYTGLSLREIWRYFRFTWSIPQFSTPGRQLLYLVRDAAHPCHAVMGIIGLNNTALQMGVEREYDLGWSLRALTERLLNTNSSEKLAEEYAWLEVQLAATIEDIEAKGLVEPEEIEQPNATVIARLRRKAQEFDHLRDETLRELARLRSGNDGPLLPVEADETDIGEDHPPVAEEILNLEAKPAKNPTMQKARRHLVARKRAALLAALLQSRLTLRSHHAGLTDPDNLKATLGQEDVGVALQTILDALKSRFAGINILEISTCGAIPPYNHILGGKLAALLLYSPQIAADYQKQYSGPSIISSQIKNAEVRRENALVYLSTTSLYAQGSSQYERVKLPSGIISPDQKELRFRKLGLTAGFGTLQFMNETRQAVEIFLKSRRGFKDVNSIFGEGPSPKLRLLAAGLRELGFSPDSLMRHNRQRLIYVTALSPHAVDFLNNRSVTLADYILQPQKFQDTTKRIADFWTTRWLVSRMRHVPSMMAVLTAGKWKLSDRIPSLSEEPAAVVDSTGPISEVVVTESVQPASPALAFWRQLAQSGANVTSDSLSESELERLHVKLDVEDFIKDAVSKGFSLFLTGNAGDGKTHVLKRTAPELRAHGAIVVEDATATMRRGKIAPVLDRWREAVSSQVPFCIAINEYPLHLLRAAAKKALPSQAEELDRQCRNRLVYGPETEAESDGKNLLVIDLSQRNPLNSRIAGSMLDRLLSDPDLDQTSPEVAPMLKQNLERLRDDRIRKRLLALFDRLAAIGSRTTMRELWILLARLVLGCRVDLSPSYGDGLDYRYSDIMFMRDPRFCLAETLTYTDPAAQSHPLWDALLEDRAEILESGWWFGVPSIGVTVRPDLKEFQALKRTFYFEHNNGDKAFELEDADSTDFYNLMRVEQDDDSIVKRRLIQAINRAFCPRNFPGCEDNLYLWSGHRFHEQPTRSFLANRSIPLTQLRLFKPRIPLRVLKAIPGYQPDHLLLQHASSNGHVAKLRVDFPLFRTLQRLRRGLPRKLLPERDAFRLESFVEALDASSALEDRRIFSAHLERRELLEVQLTQDMKKYERITKHA from the coding sequence ATGGCAGTTCCAGCCAGGAGGTATCCAGGCAAGACAACGAATTGGCATAAACCGATGATAGTTCCTATTCGCGCAAATTTGGAAGGCTCCGCTGCCGATCGATTTCTTGCTCTGGCCCGAACACTGGCCCGTGCCGCACCCAAGGATGAAGAGGATCGCATGGCCCTTCTTGCGTCGGAGCTGGAATGGGCGAGTTCGCATATATCACTTGAGGATCAGCGTCTTGCATTTGAGGCCGCTGTTCGCGTGATGTTTGACTTGGAGCGGTTAGGTTGGCAGGTTCGAGAGGAAGGATATGGCGTCGAGTTGTACGCTGCCCCCCCCAGGACCCATGGTCTGGATCCGAAGGCAATCCAACAGGAGAAACAGAAAACTAGGGCAATATTCCTTCCAGCAGTTAAAGCCCAACTCAGCGACCCGACAGTGCGTGTTTTTGCCAAACGTATGGATGAACCTGGGCCAAAAACTGGAAAGAAGCCGATCACCCTTTTGATCGCAGAAGGCGCGGAACTTCATGCTCGTCTACTCGCCTTCAAGCAGGGCTCCAATGGGGAAAAAGTCTCTCCCACACCTCCTGTTCGACCATACCTACAATTGGCCACTCCAGAAGAAGTCGATGAATATACCGGTCTATCGCTTCGTGAGATCTGGCGCTATTTTCGCTTTACGTGGTCCATCCCTCAGTTTTCAACGCCAGGTCGACAGTTACTCTATTTGGTTCGGGATGCGGCACACCCCTGTCACGCCGTTATGGGTATTATCGGGCTTAATAACACGGCATTACAGATGGGTGTGGAACGCGAATATGATCTAGGTTGGAGTTTGCGCGCCCTCACCGAGCGACTTCTTAACACTAACAGCAGTGAGAAATTGGCAGAGGAGTACGCATGGCTGGAAGTCCAACTTGCGGCGACCATCGAAGATATTGAGGCAAAGGGGCTGGTCGAACCGGAGGAAATTGAACAGCCCAATGCGACCGTGATTGCTAGGCTGAGGCGTAAGGCGCAGGAGTTCGATCATCTACGGGATGAAACTCTGAGGGAGTTGGCGCGGTTGCGCTCAGGCAACGATGGTCCGCTCCTTCCGGTTGAGGCGGATGAGACAGACATCGGCGAGGATCACCCACCTGTTGCTGAGGAAATCCTGAATCTTGAAGCAAAGCCAGCAAAAAATCCGACGATGCAGAAGGCCCGGAGACATTTGGTGGCCCGAAAGCGTGCGGCTCTTTTGGCTGCTCTTCTTCAGTCCCGTCTTACCTTACGTTCTCATCATGCTGGTTTGACCGACCCAGACAACCTGAAAGCGACCCTTGGGCAGGAGGACGTTGGGGTTGCGCTGCAGACGATTCTTGATGCCCTGAAGAGTCGATTCGCAGGCATTAATATCCTTGAGATCAGCACTTGCGGGGCCATACCACCCTACAACCATATCCTGGGCGGGAAGCTTGCCGCCTTGCTGTTGTATTCACCACAAATCGCGGCTGACTACCAAAAGCAGTATTCCGGTCCGTCCATCATTTCTTCCCAGATAAAAAATGCTGAAGTACGCCGTGAAAATGCCCTGGTCTATTTGAGCACCACCAGTCTTTATGCCCAGGGAAGCAGCCAATACGAACGGGTAAAATTACCTTCTGGAATCATCTCCCCCGATCAGAAGGAGTTACGCTTTAGGAAGCTTGGTCTTACTGCCGGTTTTGGGACTTTGCAGTTCATGAATGAAACCCGTCAAGCAGTGGAAATATTTTTAAAAAGTCGTCGTGGGTTCAAAGATGTCAACAGCATCTTTGGAGAAGGGCCAAGTCCAAAGCTGCGACTTTTGGCAGCAGGGCTGCGTGAGTTGGGTTTTTCACCCGATTCTCTGATGCGGCATAACAGGCAGCGCCTGATCTACGTGACCGCATTGTCCCCCCATGCTGTTGATTTTCTCAATAACCGTTCTGTCACACTCGCCGATTACATTTTACAGCCACAGAAGTTTCAGGATACAACAAAGAGAATCGCTGATTTTTGGACAACACGTTGGCTCGTTTCCAGAATGCGGCATGTTCCCAGCATGATGGCCGTCTTAACAGCTGGGAAATGGAAGCTGAGCGATCGGATTCCCTCTTTGAGTGAGGAGCCTGCTGCCGTGGTCGATTCAACCGGTCCAATATCAGAGGTGGTGGTTACCGAATCAGTCCAACCCGCATCCCCGGCTTTGGCTTTTTGGAGGCAGCTTGCCCAATCTGGAGCCAACGTCACTTCCGATTCCCTGTCCGAGTCAGAGCTTGAGCGATTGCATGTTAAACTTGACGTGGAAGATTTCATTAAGGATGCCGTCAGCAAAGGGTTCAGTCTGTTTCTGACTGGCAATGCGGGAGATGGAAAGACGCACGTCCTCAAAAGGACTGCCCCCGAACTGCGCGCTCATGGGGCGATTGTCGTTGAAGATGCTACCGCTACCATGCGCAGGGGGAAAATTGCTCCGGTGCTTGACCGCTGGCGCGAGGCCGTCTCATCCCAGGTTCCCTTCTGCATCGCCATCAATGAATACCCCTTGCACCTGCTGCGAGCAGCCGCCAAAAAGGCGTTGCCTTCCCAAGCAGAGGAACTGGATCGTCAGTGTCGCAACCGACTCGTCTACGGTCCAGAAACCGAGGCGGAGTCAGATGGAAAGAACCTCCTCGTCATTGACTTGAGCCAGAGGAATCCTCTAAACAGCCGGATCGCCGGTTCCATGCTGGATCGTCTATTGTCAGATCCGGATCTTGATCAGACGTCTCCCGAGGTTGCCCCCATGCTCAAGCAAAACCTGGAGCGGCTTCGAGATGACCGAATACGGAAACGTCTGCTTGCACTATTTGACAGGCTTGCTGCAATTGGTTCCCGGACGACCATGAGGGAGTTATGGATCCTCTTGGCGCGGTTGGTTCTTGGGTGTCGGGTTGACCTGTCTCCATCCTATGGAGATGGCTTGGATTATCGGTATTCGGACATCATGTTCATGCGCGACCCGCGTTTTTGCCTTGCCGAGACCCTAACCTACACTGATCCAGCGGCACAGAGCCACCCACTGTGGGATGCGTTATTGGAAGATCGGGCAGAAATTCTGGAATCTGGGTGGTGGTTTGGCGTTCCCAGCATCGGAGTAACGGTCCGACCGGATCTAAAGGAATTCCAGGCATTGAAACGCACCTTCTATTTTGAGCACAACAATGGTGACAAGGCTTTTGAGTTGGAGGATGCCGATTCCACCGATTTTTATAATCTCATGCGAGTGGAGCAGGATGATGACTCTATCGTTAAGCGCCGACTGATCCAAGCAATCAATCGAGCGTTCTGTCCTCGGAATTTCCCAGGTTGCGAAGATAACCTCTACCTGTGGAGCGGACATCGGTTCCATGAACAGCCAACCCGATCGTTTCTCGCGAACCGATCCATCCCTTTGACCCAGCTTCGCTTGTTCAAACCACGAATTCCACTGCGGGTATTGAAAGCAATTCCAGGGTATCAACCGGACCATTTATTGTTACAGCATGCATCATCCAATGGTCACGTTGCCAAACTGCGAGTAGACTTTCCGTTGTTTAGAACATTGCAACGCCTCCGGAGAGGACTGCCCCGAAAACTGCTCCCGGAGAGGGACGCTTTCCGACTGGAATCCTTTGTTGAAGCATTGGATGCCTCAAGTGCCTTGGAGGACCGTCGAATTTTTTCGGCCCATTTGGAACGCCGAGAATTGTTGGAAGTCCAGTTGACTCAGGATATGAAAAAATATGAACGCATCACCAAACACGCGTAG
- a CDS encoding helix-turn-helix transcriptional regulator, producing MAKTPIPKRLREARKRAKLSQANLGVTAGMDPSGASARMNQYERDTHVPDYQTLKRIADVLETPVPYFYAEDDLLAEVILLLGELEPMALASIRDELAQMVAQQATEP from the coding sequence ATGGCGAAGACTCCAATACCGAAAAGGCTGCGGGAAGCCAGGAAAAGAGCCAAACTTTCACAGGCCAACCTGGGGGTGACCGCCGGCATGGACCCCTCGGGGGCCAGCGCCAGGATGAACCAGTATGAGCGGGACACCCACGTTCCCGACTATCAGACTCTGAAGAGGATCGCCGATGTGCTGGAAACGCCGGTGCCATACTTTTATGCCGAGGATGATCTGCTGGCGGAAGTCATCCTTTTGCTCGGAGAATTGGAACCTATGGCCTTGGCGTCGATTCGGGATGAGCTGGCACAGATGGTTGCCCAGCAGGCGACCGAGCCGTGA
- a CDS encoding type II toxin-antitoxin system MqsA family antitoxin — translation MNQDPFESIQKGLEEAAAFTRGEDVGARVSVVQIPDQINVQTIRQKTGLTQKDFASRFGFTLSALRDWEQGRRRPERSARVLLMVIDREPEAVDRALAS, via the coding sequence ATGAACCAGGATCCCTTCGAAAGCATTCAAAAAGGCCTGGAAGAAGCCGCAGCCTTTACCCGTGGCGAAGATGTTGGAGCCCGTGTTTCGGTGGTTCAGATCCCGGACCAAATCAATGTTCAAACCATACGCCAAAAAACCGGTTTGACCCAAAAGGATTTTGCCTCTCGGTTTGGTTTCACCTTGAGCGCCCTTCGTGATTGGGAGCAAGGGCGAAGACGCCCAGAACGTTCCGCACGCGTTCTCCTGATGGTTATTGACAGAGAACCCGAGGCAGTTGACCGCGCTTTGGCGTCATGA
- a CDS encoding addiction module toxin RelE, which translates to MPYHSNVKSKPVTLVELPEFQRLAHALLTERELDDLKAFLAFNPEAGVVMKGTGGVRKLRWAIGAKGKSGGSRIICYYQDLRFPILLITLFAKNVRVDLSQAQQNRLKQLIEVIKQTRRTS; encoded by the coding sequence ATGCCTTACCATTCCAACGTGAAATCAAAACCGGTCACCCTGGTGGAGCTTCCCGAGTTCCAGCGCCTTGCGCATGCCCTTTTGACAGAGAGGGAACTCGATGATCTCAAGGCCTTCCTCGCCTTCAATCCTGAAGCTGGGGTAGTGATGAAAGGAACCGGTGGTGTTCGTAAACTTCGCTGGGCCATTGGGGCCAAAGGGAAAAGCGGTGGATCACGGATCATCTGCTATTACCAGGATTTGCGCTTTCCCATACTGCTGATCACCCTGTTTGCAAAAAATGTGCGGGTCGATCTATCCCAAGCCCAACAAAACCGGCTGAAACAGTTGATCGAGGTCATCAAACAGACCAGGAGGACATCATGA
- a CDS encoding recombinase family protein, translated as MKRQQVKPKVRCAIYTRKSTDEGLDMEFNTLDAQREACENYIASQKAEGWTPVPDRYDDGGFSGGSLERPALKRLLTDIETDRIDCVVVYKIDRLTRSLMDFSKLVEIFERGKVTFVSVTQHFNTTSSMGRLTLNILLSFSQFERELAAERIRDKFAASRKRGIWMGGHPPLGYDVQDRKLVINDAEADLVRHIFKRYIQIGSTTTLTQELAEAGHQSKSWVTTSGKSRGGKPFNKGTLLKILNNRVYIGEAVHKEVSYPGEHKAIINKTDWDRVHSILEINAPRRANRTRAQTAAPLKGILRCGSCGRAMKPSHTRKGGRLYRYYTCQNALKNGHDACPLKTVAAREIEGIVLGQLQTLTRTPEMVAKTWKAAKIDEDWVTEREIIEALQSLEPVWEALFPGEQHRLVQLLVDRVTVNMNEIEVRLRGEGLETLARDLGNKEIAA; from the coding sequence ATGAAAAGGCAGCAGGTTAAACCCAAGGTGCGGTGCGCCATTTACACCAGAAAAAGCACCGACGAGGGACTGGACATGGAGTTCAACACCCTCGATGCTCAGCGGGAGGCCTGCGAAAATTACATTGCCAGCCAGAAGGCAGAGGGATGGACCCCGGTCCCGGACCGTTATGACGACGGCGGATTTTCCGGTGGAAGCCTGGAGCGACCGGCGCTGAAGCGGCTTTTGACCGATATCGAAACAGACCGCATCGACTGCGTGGTGGTGTACAAGATCGACCGCCTGACCCGCTCCCTGATGGATTTCTCCAAGCTGGTGGAGATTTTCGAGCGGGGCAAGGTCACGTTCGTCAGCGTGACACAGCATTTCAACACCACCAGTTCCATGGGGCGGCTAACGCTCAACATTTTACTTTCATTCTCGCAATTTGAAAGAGAGCTTGCCGCCGAGAGAATCCGGGATAAGTTTGCCGCCTCCCGGAAACGGGGCATCTGGATGGGCGGCCACCCGCCGCTGGGATATGACGTCCAGGACCGCAAACTGGTCATCAACGACGCCGAGGCGGATCTGGTCCGGCATATTTTCAAACGCTACATCCAGATCGGCTCCACCACCACCTTAACCCAGGAGTTGGCAGAGGCAGGCCATCAGAGTAAATCCTGGGTCACCACTTCCGGCAAATCAAGGGGCGGAAAACCCTTCAACAAGGGAACCCTACTCAAGATCCTCAACAACCGTGTTTACATCGGCGAAGCGGTCCACAAGGAGGTATCCTATCCCGGGGAGCACAAGGCGATCATCAATAAGACCGATTGGGACCGGGTTCACTCCATTCTGGAGATCAACGCCCCCCGGCGCGCCAACCGCACCCGCGCCCAAACCGCCGCGCCCCTCAAGGGAATCCTGCGCTGCGGATCCTGCGGTCGGGCCATGAAACCAAGCCACACGCGCAAGGGCGGGCGGCTCTACCGTTATTATACCTGCCAGAACGCCCTGAAAAATGGCCACGACGCCTGTCCGCTGAAAACCGTGGCGGCCCGAGAAATTGAGGGGATCGTCTTGGGCCAGTTGCAGACTCTGACCCGGACGCCGGAGATGGTGGCCAAAACCTGGAAAGCGGCTAAGATTGATGAGGATTGGGTTACCGAACGGGAGATCATCGAGGCGCTGCAAAGTCTGGAGCCGGTTTGGGAGGCACTCTTTCCCGGCGAACAACACCGCTTGGTGCAGCTTCTGGTGGACCGGGTAACGGTCAACATGAATGAAATCGAGGTACGCCTCAGAGGTGAAGGGCTGGAGACCCTGGCCCGGGATCTTGGCAATAAGGAGATCGCCGCATGA